The nucleotide sequence acaaaaaataatagaaaaacactAACACTACTTTCCACAATCTTTTTATGTGGCGATTTTCATTCTAGGTTTGCCTAGATTACTTTGACAAGTCTGTTAGATAATCAAACATTACCCACGTATTTTGCTGATTGATTAAACATATaacaacaaacacaacaacaacaacttgtaCGTCTGCTGCAagttctacttcttctactgctagaactgctactttttctactacttctacattaACTAATAATGCTACTTCTATAACTTAATTCACATGATTACATGCATGTACAAACATTTAGTTATTACCGGGTGTTACCAAAGTTTGACCAAAGTCGACAcagattgtatgtatgtatttttcgCCCAATTTAGTAGAAGTTAAGTCTTTCAGTAATATTACGGGGATCACTTCGCCGACTCAAACCTTGCTTTGGACGCTTTTTTAATTGGTTGGAAAATAATTGccgtaatattattttatgaacagtTCTCTCTCCGGGAATCAAAGCCACGATTATCGACGTTTGAGTGTCCTTCCAAATGAACTAGTAGGTCCAGTTTTTCGAAGTTTTTGTTAAATACACTTTCTCCTTACCGTCTTTTATTGTTCTATTTTGGGTTTTTTAATATCAGCTGATTTTTGAAACAGTAATTCATTATAAGTCACGCTTAAAAACGTTATGTTGATACAATGTGTAAAACGTATAAACCATTAAACCAAACTGCATGTGAATGGCATCTGGCTATGTTCTAGATAAGTCCTAGATATTGTGCTGTAAGAAGTCCCgtgattaaaatatattattaagttaCTTTTGTTGACAGCTCTTACCACGAAGTGTGAAAAGAAGAATATAAATATAAGCCTCCGAATCAGACTTCCTCAGTGTTGGACACATACGTGTAAGGTACGTGTAAGGTACGTGTAATGTTGAAGAAGAATATGATAGATATCGATaggatgtgtgtgtttttttctaaatagtttaattattaagttttctttttttaaggcATCCTTCGAATTGTTGCTGTCTGTTTTAATTACAAAACAACATCATTCTTGTGTAATTCATATGTAAACGAAAGAAGTATGAATCACGtacttaacaataaaaaaagtgttttataaacttaaatgccaaaaaagcatttgtaaacgtggATTTGAAGACTGAATTATGCATAATAAGATCAAGGTGTAAGCTATTTATGCTTTTCTATGTAATCTACAATTGTATATGATGTGTAATCGTGTGTTATCGTTTGTTATCTAGtatattttatcaatttgttatatctttttaaatatttaaaggatTATATATGAAATAAGTTATATTGGGCGCATGAACAGACAGTAATTTAACACAAAATATTCAagaaaaaagtatttaacagAGAATGTGTAACAATAAAGATGAATTTTAGCTTCctatttattaaacaatacagTTTAAAAGTTACCTTGgaaaactgttgttttttgtacatataaaaagtaaatgaagtaAGAGTGAGTGAACAACTACCGATTTGTGAAAACCATGAGcgcatcattattattttataaaatcgaAGCTTATAGTTTCGTAGCATTGATCTTTAAGGGGCATGTTCACAGATTTgtttaatgtcattaaatataGTTTTACATATGTTCACATGTACACAGATTTgtttaatgtcattaaatatattttttacaaatatttaatgttttgaatcgttttaaacaatacaaatatcaaGAAAAGGTTGAGTAAAAATTATTGTCTTGCCTGGAATTCGACCTCGGCAGCGCTCACGCTATTGCTTCCGAAGGTaagccttaacccatttatgcccagtggactctcccatccttctaaattggatcaatttatttccaaaagtaggggtgtctggtatatttatttctatttttagaatatttcttacagaaatttctttaagcaaacagcgcagacccagatgagacgccgcattatgcggcgtctcatctgggtctacgctgtttgcaatgtccttttttcaggacgctaggcatgaatgggttaagctAGAGGTTTACAGATAAGTAAAGGCAAGTAATAATCTGTTAAGTATACAAATGTTAGTATTACACGTGTAAGAATATTAATCGGAATGTGTTTCTCGACCATTTAGATGCGGTTTCTAACGAGTCTCCTGGTCGCGTTGTTAGTCGGATGTTGCTGGGCGCAAACTGTCGTCGACAAGATCACTGACAAGATTGGCGACGACGACGTTACGAACTTGACCGTCATAGTGTAAGCGTAACACGGATATTTTTTGTACATGGGCCGTActttgtaaaaagggggtttgatTCATTAGCgtattgtcacagattagcctgtgcagtccgcatacttttaggctaatcagggacatcactttccatctaaactggtttttgctaagaagatacgatcttttaaagaaattatcaaaaatgcagaaagtgtcgtccctgatatgcctgtgcggactgcacaggctaatctgggacgacactttacgcacatgcacaaaacccttttttcacagagcactgcccatatgGCAATACATGAATAACAAAATTAGTAAATTATTGAATTGAAACGTTGtggtttgtatatatatatgcatactatTATTACACCTTTGTTTTAGTTCTTTCTTGAAAAGAAACAGGTGGAagtaaataaatgtttgttaatgTGTTGAAATTTCATTGAAAGATAATTATAGTTGCTGTAGCTTACTAACTTTAATTCAAAACACTATACaagatatattataatataacagTATAATAAAAATTCGGGAAAACATATATCATTCAGCACACTATACAAGATAGATAATTATAAATAAGTAAAATGAAAATTCGTTGTTACTGAGCAGAAAACAACATAAGCTATACAAGTATGAAACTGGTAAAGATATAAGGGGGATTCTCTTCGGCTTTGACCAGTTTATCATAATACATACAAACTTTAGACACAATAATTTATGAGTCAATAGGCTTTAAGTTGTATCAAACAAATTAATGAAAACCaaattagcaaaaaaaaaaatcggttaaaaCTCAATACGTGTGTAAGAGAATAATACAAGACTTTAATTAAAAAAGACATCGAATAAAATTTCAAGTACAAGAATACTATTAAATTATTGGATAATTGCTTCGCGTTAATCGTGCGATTATTCTCGTCAGTATTCTTTGCATATTCTTTCATACAACAGATATAACACactgtttttcaaaaaaaaaaaatcgagttaAAATGTCGATGTCGTCGTTGAAATCTTAATTGCTACATCGTTATAGATTGTATTTCAgcaaacaaattatatttatgataCAATCAACATATAATACTTTTTGGTTGAATATTCCTcgtttatatgtacatgtatgtgtttgctCGATaattacacaaacacattttgacaTTTAAATCATGTACACCCGATTTATATGATGCTCATGATATATCTTCCATAGAAAGCATATCAAGAGTAACATACACACTGATATTGCAGGGTTTCTAAGACAGAAGGTGACAAGGGAAGCTCAGGGTCCGGCTCAGGCGGTCCAGAATCTGCCGTTAAACCAGATTTTAAACCAGAAAGCATCGCACCAGTAGATGCCGTGAAGTCAAGTAAAGGCCCCGATGCTTCAACAGCCCCAAAGAAAGACGCCGGTACTGGGGACTCGAAGAGCGGAAAATCCGGAAAACGTGGAAGATTCGACGGTACAGAAGGAAGTGGGGTGGATAAGCAATGGGGCGATCGCGGTAATCGGTCTGGGAAACAGGGAAGAAAGGATAATTTTGGGCCGAAATGGGTACATGATGCTCAAGGCGGTAACAGGAGCGATGGTAACAACGGTAGCCGTGTTGGCGGTAGCAGAGGAAGCAACGGTGGCCGTGATGGCGGTAGCGGAGGAAACAACGATGGCCGTGATGGCGGTAGCAGAGGAAGCAACGGTGGCCGTGATGGCGGTAGCAGAGGAAACAACGGTGGCCGTGATGGCGGTAGCGGAGGAAACAGCGGTGGCCGTGATGGTGGTAGCGGAGGAAATAACGGTGGCCGTGATGGTGGTAGCGGAGGAAATAACGGTGGCCGTGATGGCGGTAGCGGAGGAAACAACGGTGGCCGTGATGGCGGTAGCGGAGGAAACAACGGTGGCCGTGACTGTTGTAGCGGAGGAAACAACGGTGGTCGTGATGGCGGTAGCGGAGGAAACAACGGTGGTCGTGATAGTGGTAGCGGAGGAAAAAGTGGCGGTGGTCGCGGTGGCAACAACGGAGGAGGCGGTCGTGGTAGACGCCAGTCAAAGAGTGGGGGAAATCAGGGTATTGAAAACAGCGCGAGCAGCACTAACGATGGTGGTCGTGACGGTGGTAGCGGAGGAAACAACGGTGGCCGTGATGGTGGTAGCGGAGGAAACAACGGTGGTCGTGAAGGTGGTAGCGGAGGAAACAACGGTGGTCGTGATGGCGGTAGCGGAGGAAACAACGGTGCCCGTGATGGAGGTAGAAGAGGAAACAACGGTGGCCGTGATGGCGGTAGCGGAGGAAACAACGGTGGCCGTGATGGCGGTAGCGGAGGAAACAACGGCGGTCGTGATGACGGTAGCGGAGGTAACAACGGTGGCCGTGATGGCGGTAGAAGAGGAAACAACGGTGGTCGTGATGGCGGTAGCGGAGGAAACAACGGTGGCcgtgatggtggtagtggtggtggaaGTAGCGGTGGGAGAGGATCTGGTTCCGGTCGTGGCAGGTGACAATAAATGCAGAGGCGCTGCAATTTTTACAGTATAATATACGTTTTCAGCAATATATTTTGAGCGTTGTGTAATGTAATATTGACAGTTGGTAAGCAAAATAAACAATTCATTGTA is from Dreissena polymorpha isolate Duluth1 chromosome 14, UMN_Dpol_1.0, whole genome shotgun sequence and encodes:
- the LOC127858152 gene encoding uncharacterized transmembrane protein DDB_G0289901-like isoform X1 yields the protein MRFLTSLLVALLVGCCWAQTVVDKITDKIGDDDVTNLTVIVVSKTEGDKGSSGSGSGGPESAVKPDFKPESIAPVDAVKSSKGPDASTAPKKDAGTGDSKSGKSGKRGRFDGTEGSGVDKQWGDRGNRSGKQGRKDNFGPKWVHDAQGGNRSDGNNGSRVGGSRGSNGGRDGGSGGNNDGRDGGSRGSNGGRDGGSRGNNGGRDGGSGGNSGGRDGGSGGNNGGRDGGSGGNNGGRDGGSGGNNGGRDGGSGGNNGGRDCCSGGNNGGRDGGSGGNNGGRDSGSGGKSGGGRGGNNGGGGRGRRQSKSGGNQGIENSASSTNDGGRDGGSGGNNGGRDGGSGGNNGGREGGSGGNNGGRDGGSGGNNGARDGGRRGNNGGRDGGSGGNNGGRDGGSGGNNGGRDDGSGGNNGGRDGGRRGNNGGRDGGSGGNNGGRDGGSGGGSSGGRGSGSGRGR
- the LOC127858152 gene encoding uncharacterized protein LOC127858152 isoform X2, yielding MRFLTSLLVALLVGCCWAQTVVDKITDKIGDDDVTNLTVIVVSKTEGDKGSSGSGSGGPESAVKPDFKPESIAPVDAVKSSKGPDASTAPKKDAGTGDSKSGKSGKRGRFDGTEGSGVDKQWGDRGNRSGKQGRKDNFGPKWVHDAQGGNRSDGNNGSRVGGSRGSNGGRDGGSGGNNDGRDGGSRGSNGGRDGGSRGNNGGRDGGSGGNSGGRDGGSGGNNGGRDGGSGGNNGGRDGGSGGNNGGRDGGSGGNNGGRDCCSGGNNGGRDGGSGGNNGGRDSGSGGKSGGGRGGNNGGGGRGRRQSKSGGNQGIENSASSTNDGGRDGGSGGNNGGRDGGSGGNNGGRDGGSGGNNGARDGGRRGNNGGRDGGSGGNNGGRDGGSGGNNGGRDDGSGGNNGGRDGGRRGNNGGRDGGSGGNNGGRDGGSGGGSSGGRGSGSGRGR